The stretch of DNA TCAATTGGATCCTCTCCTTTTTGTTTATTTATATAAAAAATTTAAATAATTAACTGTACAGATTAACATAAATAAATTTGGTTTTTCAAAAGTTTTACTTACAATTCTCCGCCACACATTGCTTCAATTTTTTCATAGCCCTAACTATATGTGCCTCCAAATATTTTTTAGCTAGCTCGACATTTCTTTCTCGAATAGCATTGAATATGTTTATATGTTCCATGTAGGATTCTTTCAAACTTTCGGGAAGCGATAAAGACTTCAGTCTAAGCCCTAATAATGGATTACTTAATCTTTCAAAAATTTCATTCAAAACAGGGTTATCAGCAATGTGAAAAAAGTTCCGATGAAATAAGACATTATATTTGAAATAAGTTTTGACATCTCCCTTATTCATTGCTTCAGCCATATTAGATATCAATTTTTCCAACTTTATAAAATCTTCGTTACATAATCTTGATAAAGCAATTTCTAAAGCCAATATTTCCAGAGCACAGCGGACTTTATATATGTCTTCAATTTCTTTGGTTGTATATCGACGAACAAAAGCGCCTTTTCGGGGAACCACTTCTACAAACCCATTACGTTCAAGCATACGAAACGCTTCCCTAATTGGCGCCCTACTAGTTCCAAATAATTTAGCTAACTCGGTTTCTTTTAGTTGTTCCCCAGGTTTCAAGTTATTGTTAATAATCTCAGTTTGTAAATAATCAGTAATTCTCGCAGCTAAAGGCTTAGTATCCAATATTTCGTTTTTTTGTTTATCCTCTATATTTATACATGTACCAATATTTATTAATGTATCTTTTTCCATTAGCTCCTCCATTTGTTTATTATTATTTATTTATTGATTATTGATTATTGATTGTTGATTGTTGATTGTCGACAATTTATAGTCTTTTTTAATTATAC from Calderihabitans maritimus encodes:
- a CDS encoding GntR family transcriptional regulator: MEKDTLINIGTCINIEDKQKNEILDTKPLAARITDYLQTEIINNNLKPGEQLKETELAKLFGTSRAPIREAFRMLERNGFVEVVPRKGAFVRRYTTKEIEDIYKVRCALEILALEIALSRLCNEDFIKLEKLISNMAEAMNKGDVKTYFKYNVLFHRNFFHIADNPVLNEIFERLSNPLLGLRLKSLSLPESLKESYMEHINIFNAIRERNVELAKKYLEAHIVRAMKKLKQCVAENCK